A region from the Gemmatimonadaceae bacterium genome encodes:
- a CDS encoding DciA family protein, with translation MAYSRIAVTLELFKRDWQKIVGPHLGAASGPTALDEDGTLHLWVATPAWQMDLTELESELIARFDAVQLFGLPADVQGTPIRRLQATL, from the coding sequence ATGGCATACAGTCGAATCGCGGTGACGCTCGAGTTGTTCAAGCGAGATTGGCAGAAGATCGTCGGACCACACCTCGGCGCGGCCAGCGGGCCGACGGCGCTCGACGAGGATGGCACGCTCCACCTCTGGGTCGCGACGCCGGCGTGGCAAATGGATCTGACGGAGCTGGAGTCGGAGCTGATCGCGCGTTTCGACGCAGTGCAGCTGTTCGGGCTGCCGGCGGACGTGCAGGGCACGCCGATCCGAAGGCTGCAGGCGACGCTGTAA